Below is a window of Myxococcus guangdongensis DNA.
CTGCCGAGAGGGTTTTTCTGTGACAGGGGGGTATAGGTGAAGGAGTAGCTGGCGTCTTGATTGAACCTGACGGCCTTGAGGACATCCGTCGCGTGGCTTCGCAGTGCGACGCGAAGCTCGTTGCCCTGCCGGTAGGTGAAGTCCAGCAATCCATCGTTGTTCACGTCGACGACCTGGGCCCATTCGAGGTTGTCTCCGCTGGGGACGGAGGCCAGTTGTTCGAAACGGGTGAAGTCCCCCTTTGGGCCAGCCAGCCACAGTTTGACAGGGGTGTTTCGCTTGAAGATGGCCAGGTCGATGCGTCCGTCACCGTCGAAGTCACCGTGTTCGGTCTTGGCTCCATCCAACAGGGTCGCGAGGTCGCTGGAGAGCACGGTTTCCCGGACGGGGTTGAACCCTCTTCCAGAGTTGAGTTGGACCCAGAGTTCTGGCGCTGTATCAGTCACATACATGTCGCCAAGCGTGACGGCGTCACTCAGTCCATCTCCATTGACGTCAATGAAGTCGAACGTGAAGGCGCGCGTGGAGCCGAAATATGGAGGTCGCTGCGGGGGCTCCTTGATTTGGGTCTTGATGACCTTCATCTCAGCTACGTCAGGATTGTCATCGGAGAACTCCGAGTAGGAGAGTGCATCGAGAAGTCCGCCTCCGTTGAGTCCGACGCCGAGGAGGCTCATCTTTCCGCTGCCATCGAGGTCCACCGCGCGGACGCCAAAGCGAGAAGGCAAGAAGAATCCGGCGGGAGTCAGCTTGGTGCTGCGTCGGGTCGCAGGGAAGACTTGAATGCTATTCAGGGGCGAGGGGAGCCGAGCCTCGTGTCGCCCCATCCAGACTCGGTCGTTTCTCACGTCCCCGTCGACGTCGAGCCAATACTGGGAGTTTGGCTCTGAGCCGGCGATCTCCGTGACTCCTGCTTCTTTGTGGGCATAACCGTACATCGGCGCGGGGTATATGCCGCCGTGGGGCACATCCCAGAAACACGAGAGAGCCGTGACTGAAGACTTTCCGAAGCCATCCCAGTCCGTCACCACGGGAAAGAGACCTCGCTCGTGTCTCTTGCCGCAGTAATCGCCATCTCCTCCATCTTCGAAGATGACGCTGCCTTCGATATTGAACCATGGGTGCCACAATGCGGCGCCAACGGAGTCAGATGCTTCGAGCGTGGGGGACGCTGCATCCGGGAACCGAAGGACCCGCATGATGTCTTGCCAGTTCTCTTCCGTGTAGTCGGTGAGAGGATGCTGTTCGGACGGGTAGTGTCGATCCCTCTTCTGGAGTCGCTCGGAACGAACGAAATAGGCGACGCCTCGACGTCCAGCCCCCAATCCAAAGGAGTTGAGACCCGCTCCTGCCGCGGCATCGCTGACATTCGTGGCAGGGGGAGTCTGGAACTCCCAGGAGCCTTGCTCCCATTCGAAGTGCAAAGGCGGCTTGCAGATGTTGCTGCCGTCGCACTCGCGCAGTGTCGTCAGGAGACTGCGCTTGCTGACAGCTCCTTCCGTGTAGTCAAAGTCGTAGTAACGCAGCAGGACCGTCGAGAGAGAAGTCGCCCCAGGTGCGAGACCCGGCCCTTTCATGTTGATTCGCGAGAGCCTGAAGTCTCGGCCAACCGGAGCGCCACTCAGGTATCCCGAGAAAGCATCTGCCCGCTCTTCATACTCGAAGGTGACCTCTCGGTGCCCTGTCTCGATGAAGCCGGACGCGTTGCGAAACTGGGTGTAGACGATTCGAGTGGGGCGATGCCAGAGACCCGTGTTCGCTCCAGCGGGAGCTTGCGCATAGAAGATCTCCATGCGGTTCCCGAATGGGTCTTCGACAGAGGAAAGGGCCCAGGCGATGGCGGCCGCCTGCTCGAGACGAAGGATGGCATCGTTTCTTGCCCCTGTGCCGCGACCATAGGTTCGGACGAGCCCATCCTTCCCTCGAACTTCGAACGTGCCTGGATCGATGGGACTGTTGCCCGGGGGGATGCGAATGGATGAGTATGTGTCCTGCTCGGTCTTGAAGTGGTTCTGCCCGGAGGGGGCAGGTACGAGCCTCATCCCATCCAGACAGTAGACCCTCGAGTAATGATTGAGCTCAGGGATATAGGTCGTGAGGTTCAGTTCGACAGGGTGGAGCTTTCCATCTCTCGCAAAAGAATTGGGGCAGCGTGTGATCTGCGACAGCCCCGCGAGGTTGAAGCCCGGACCAAGAATGCCGTCGCTCCCCTGGCTGTCGTAGACGATGGAGAGAGAAGGCTGGATTCCCGCTCGACCGGGAGGAACCCAGAGGGGGATGGACACCGCGGCTGAGCCGCTGGCCGTGACGTCCGCCGAGAACGGGATGGCCCCTGGCGTCGACTGCCCCGCCGGCCCCGTGGCGAGAATCGTGTCCTGCCTCAGTTCAAAGGGAATGCTCTGGGCCGCACCCAGCGCCTTGGTGAGTTGCGTGCTGTGCTCTACCTCCTGATCCCGAGGACTGGATGGCGCGCAGCTGACGAGCTGGGCTCCATAGACAAAGAGCATGACGTGCGCGGCGACGAACCTGCGCAACGAGGAATGATGATGGGGTTTTTCTGGACTCATGATGGCAATGGACTCCGAGCAGGACGGAGGGCTTCCGCCTGGGGCTGCAGTCAATGGACTCGTGTTACTGGCACCGCGACTGTTCGCAGATGCCCGCTTCATCGATGTTTGCGTTGCAGTTGTTGTCGATGCCGTCACAGACTTCCGCGGCGCCGGGCCTCACGGTGGACCGGGTGTCATCACAGTCTCCGCCAACTCGAGTCGTGCCCTCGGGCTGGCGGCACGCTCGTGTGCTCATCCAGGTGGCGCCATATCCGTCTTGATCCTGGTCGGCGTAGAAGTCGAGCCATGCATTCGAATGGGTCGAATCGTCAGCCAGTCCATTGCAGTCTTCGTCGATGCCGTTGGCGCAGACTTCCGGGACTGGGGCTCCGGGAACGCATATGCCGTAGTCTCCCCACTCGCACACTTCTCGTGGAGGCTTGCCGTCACGGCTCGGCTCCATCCAGCATGCCGTGGTGCAGGCGGGAACACTTCGCGCGCACGCTCCTACGCCACAGCTCTTCGGAGGGACATCGTCCACCTGCCCATTGCAGTTGTTGTCGATCTGGTCGCAGATTTCCTCGCCAGGAGGCAGGGGCGTGCAGGACTGCTCGACTCCATTGCGGCATGCCGGGACGCTGTTCGCGCACGCGCCGACGCCGCAGGTCTTCTGGGCCGACGGGTGAACCGCGGCGTTCTTGTCGTTGCAGTCCTGGCTGTTCAGGGACGCCCCAGAAGGGACGCTGCAACCACTGCCAATGGGGGCGCTCGCGGCGCCGAAGCCGTCGCCATCCTCGTCACGGTAGAACGTGAGTTGCACGCCTTCGTCCGTCATTCCATTGCAGTTGTCGTCAACCCCATTGCAGCTCTCAGCGGGCTTGGGAGAGCCAGCGACGCAGTAGTTGGGTCTCCAGGTGCAGACCTCGACGGGGGGCTTCCCGTCATGGCGCTCTTCCAGTTCGCAGAGGGTGGCGCATGCAGGCACCGTGCGCCGACAGAATCCAATACCACAGGAGATCGGAGGAAGGTCATCCACCTGGCCATTGCAGTTATTGTCGATCTGGTCGCAGACCTCCTCGGTGGGAAGCCGGGGCGTGCAGGCCTGCTCGACTCCATTGATGCAGGCCTGCACGCTGGCCGCGCAGGCTCCGATGCCACAGGACTTCACGACGCCCGGCTTGACGGCGGATGAGGCGTCATTGCAGTCGGTCGCATCCGTCACGTAGCCCGAGGGCTGTCCGCATGAGTCCTTCCAGGTCGATGGCAATCCAAAACCGTCGCCATCCGCATCGCGGTAATATCTCCGCCACTGCCAGATGGAGGCGTTGTTGTCGTCGCAGTCGCTGTTGTTGCTGACCCAGCCAGACTGGGCGCAGGCTGCTTTCCCGACGCCCGCGCCCTTTCCGTCACCGTCTGCGTCACGGTAGAGGGTGAGAATCAGGCCTTCGTCGATGAGCCCGTCGCAGTCGTTGTCGACGCCGTCACAGACCTCCGGAGTGCATTCGGGGTTGGGGTCGGGGAACGGCTCGCAACCATTGCAGGCCATGGGGGCTGCCATGGGGCCTGCATCGACCTTGGACATCGGCAGCGTGGGCTCTGAGGCGAGGACGGGGGGTGTGACGAGAAGGACGAGGAGTGCAGGAACAAGCAATGCCTGGAAAGCACCGCGGGGTGGCGAGCGACGCGCTTGAGTCATGGTGTGAGCCTTCGGTCGAGCGACGAGGGTCTCGCGATGCTCTGGCATGCGTCGGGATGGCCGTGTTCGGCCGTGCCGTCGAAGTGGGCTCGCGTGGTCCGCTGTTGTGCAACGGACGCGCCGGAGGTCTTCCTCGACGGAGGGCTGCGCAGGGCCCGGTACGAGTCCGCAACACGGGACTCGAGTCCAAAGCCGATGATGCACAGCCAGAAGCTTGCTGCTGGGGGTGACCAGGAAGTGGGTCGATCCAGCCTCTGCTCAGGCGATCGAACTCTCACGCTGGAATGGGTGAGCCTTGGGTGGGCCCGTGCGCCAGTGCAGCGTCCGGGTCCTGGATGCGTCAGTCGCGTGGCTCCGTTACCGGGTCCACCACGCGGGACTCAGCCTTGGGACGCAGTCCCGGACTGGGTGAGGAACACC
It encodes the following:
- a CDS encoding putative metal-binding motif-containing protein yields the protein MSKVDAGPMAAPMACNGCEPFPDPNPECTPEVCDGVDNDCDGLIDEGLILTLYRDADGDGKGAGVGKAACAQSGWVSNNSDCDDNNASIWQWRRYYRDADGDGFGLPSTWKDSCGQPSGYVTDATDCNDASSAVKPGVVKSCGIGACAASVQACINGVEQACTPRLPTEEVCDQIDNNCNGQVDDLPPISCGIGFCRRTVPACATLCELEERHDGKPPVEVCTWRPNYCVAGSPKPAESCNGVDDNCNGMTDEGVQLTFYRDEDGDGFGAASAPIGSGCSVPSGASLNSQDCNDKNAAVHPSAQKTCGVGACANSVPACRNGVEQSCTPLPPGEEICDQIDNNCNGQVDDVPPKSCGVGACARSVPACTTACWMEPSRDGKPPREVCEWGDYGICVPGAPVPEVCANGIDEDCNGLADDSTHSNAWLDFYADQDQDGYGATWMSTRACRQPEGTTRVGGDCDDTRSTVRPGAAEVCDGIDNNCNANIDEAGICEQSRCQ